A single Geothermobacter hydrogeniphilus DNA region contains:
- a CDS encoding type II toxin-antitoxin system PemK/MazF family toxin, with protein sequence MALKFHPKPGTVLICDFTAGFKMPEMIKRRPVVVVSPRPRRKTQLCIVVPLSTTCPEPVEAYHHRLMPGSLPGNLAGKETWAKCDMPATVSLARLDRVRVKREDGQRVYVAEKILPKDFMEIQKGVLFALGLGRLTDHLK encoded by the coding sequence ATGGCGTTAAAGTTTCACCCAAAACCCGGGACTGTATTGATTTGTGACTTTACAGCCGGGTTCAAAATGCCGGAGATGATCAAACGACGGCCTGTCGTGGTCGTATCGCCCCGCCCAAGGCGGAAGACACAGCTTTGTATTGTTGTGCCGCTGAGTACAACCTGCCCCGAACCGGTCGAGGCGTACCACCATCGGTTGATGCCGGGCTCTCTGCCGGGCAATCTTGCCGGAAAGGAAACCTGGGCAAAATGCGATATGCCGGCAACGGTTTCTCTGGCCCGATTGGATCGGGTGCGGGTTAAGAGGGAAGATGGTCAGCGGGTTTATGTGGCTGAGAAGATTCTTCCGAAGGATTTTATGGAAATTCAGAAAGGGGTCCTCTTTGCCCTTGGCCTGGGGCGCTTGACAGACCATCTGAAATAG
- a CDS encoding glycosyltransferase family 4 protein translates to MEEMQKGFKLLHVATVAQSLYYFLDGQARYMQEQGANVHCVSSPGELLELFSEREDVPVHGIEMARAISPFKDLVSLWRLCRLIKELRPDIVHAHTPKGGLLGMISAFLMRVPVRVYNVHGLPHVTATGFKYRLLCLTEKISCALAHRVFCVSVSLAAQVRDEKLSSHDKVQVIHNGSINGVDALVRFDPEKHDAGSLRDSLDIPRTALVVGFVGRLVKDKGIMELIASWDILREKFSDLHLLLVGPFEDKDSIPVAAKQKLESDERIHLIGHVDDPAPYYAVMDVLSFPTHREGFGLVAIEASAMRVPVVATCIPGCVDSVSDGVTGTLVPKCDADALEKALSTYLVDPLLRSKHGVAGRKRVLEDFQPSTIWKDLHNEYIDLLNVK, encoded by the coding sequence ATGGAGGAAATGCAAAAAGGTTTTAAGCTTCTACATGTAGCGACCGTCGCACAGTCTCTCTATTATTTTTTAGATGGGCAGGCTCGGTACATGCAGGAGCAAGGTGCAAATGTCCACTGTGTATCTTCCCCCGGTGAACTTCTAGAGCTTTTTTCTGAACGAGAGGATGTGCCTGTTCATGGTATCGAAATGGCACGTGCGATCTCGCCATTTAAAGACTTAGTGTCACTTTGGAGGCTTTGTCGACTCATAAAGGAATTACGACCTGATATCGTTCATGCACATACTCCAAAAGGAGGGTTGCTTGGAATGATTTCGGCCTTTCTAATGCGTGTTCCTGTTCGTGTTTATAATGTTCATGGTTTGCCTCATGTGACTGCGACCGGCTTCAAATACCGGTTGCTTTGCCTTACGGAAAAAATTTCATGTGCTTTGGCACACCGTGTCTTTTGCGTGAGTGTGTCTCTTGCTGCACAGGTTCGTGATGAAAAACTTTCAAGTCATGACAAGGTTCAAGTGATTCATAACGGTAGTATTAATGGTGTCGATGCGTTGGTTCGTTTTGACCCAGAAAAGCATGATGCCGGGAGCTTGCGTGACTCGTTAGATATTCCACGGACTGCCTTAGTGGTCGGTTTTGTCGGAAGGTTGGTTAAAGATAAAGGGATTATGGAATTAATAGCTTCTTGGGACATACTACGCGAAAAATTTTCTGATCTGCACCTGTTGTTAGTAGGTCCTTTTGAGGATAAGGATAGCATCCCTGTAGCTGCCAAGCAGAAACTTGAATCAGATGAACGAATTCATCTGATTGGTCATGTCGACGATCCCGCCCCTTATTATGCTGTTATGGACGTGCTTTCCTTTCCTACCCATCGTGAAGGTTTTGGTTTGGTTGCGATTGAAGCCTCGGCGATGCGGGTACCTGTTGTCGCCACCTGCATACCAGGTTGCGTAGATTCTGTTTCTGATGGGGTAACCGGGACACTTGTGCCTAAATGTGACGCAGATGCTTTGGAGAAAGCTCTATCTACATACCTTGTTGACCCATTGCTGAGAAGTAAACATGGTGTGGCTGGGCGTAAAAGAGTTTTGGAAGATTTCCAGCCAAGCACGATTTGGAAAGATCTTCACAATGAGTACATTGATCTGCTGAACGTGAAATGA
- a CDS encoding sugar transferase: MKRAFDLLLTIPGVLAILPIILLVGVLVRKKLGSPILFRQTRPGLHGKPFIMYKFRTMTDERDADGNLLSDEKRLTRFGRFLRSTSLDEFPALLNVLKGEMSLVGPRPLLMEYLDRYTPEQARRHEVRPGITGWAQVNGRNAISWEQKFEYDVWYVDNRSLWLDIKILWMTFAKVFKREGISQEGEATMSKFTGSKS, translated from the coding sequence ATGAAGCGTGCCTTTGATCTTTTACTGACAATACCTGGTGTGCTTGCCATTCTTCCAATAATACTCTTGGTTGGTGTCTTGGTGCGCAAAAAACTCGGCTCCCCCATCCTCTTCCGCCAAACCCGCCCCGGCCTGCACGGCAAACCCTTCATCATGTACAAATTCCGCACCATGACCGACGAACGGGACGCTGATGGCAACCTGCTGTCGGATGAAAAACGCCTGACCCGATTCGGACGATTTCTGCGCAGTACCAGCCTGGACGAATTCCCGGCATTGCTCAATGTCCTCAAAGGGGAGATGAGCCTGGTCGGCCCGCGGCCGCTGCTGATGGAATATCTGGATCGTTACACACCCGAGCAGGCCCGGCGGCATGAGGTCAGGCCGGGGATCACCGGCTGGGCGCAGGTCAATGGGCGCAATGCGATCAGCTGGGAGCAGAAATTCGAGTACGATGTTTGGTACGTGGACAACCGATCTTTGTGGCTGGATATCAAGATTCTCTGGATGACCTTTGCCAAGGTGTTCAAGCGCGAGGGGATCAGTCAGGAGGGGGAAGCTACTATGTCAAAATTTACTGGGAGTAAATCTTGA
- a CDS encoding GxxExxY protein, producing the protein MEDRLHADVTDGIICCFYNVYNLLGYGFLEKVYEKALLVEFERMNLKAEAQVPVEVTYRNCRVGEYFCDLLVAGEVIVEVKAVRSLQPEHEAQLLNYLKATRVEVGLLLNFGPKPEVKRRAFSNQRK; encoded by the coding sequence ATGGAAGACCGTCTGCATGCGGATGTTACGGATGGGATCATCTGTTGTTTCTACAATGTCTACAACCTGCTGGGTTATGGATTCCTGGAAAAGGTCTATGAAAAAGCCCTGCTGGTTGAGTTTGAAAGGATGAATCTCAAGGCTGAGGCGCAGGTGCCTGTTGAGGTTACTTATCGGAATTGCCGGGTTGGTGAATATTTCTGCGACTTGCTGGTGGCCGGAGAGGTGATTGTCGAGGTCAAGGCTGTTCGCTCTCTGCAGCCGGAGCATGAGGCACAGTTGCTGAACTACCTCAAAGCAACACGGGTGGAGGTGGGGTTGTTGCTCAATTTTGGACCGAAGCCGGAAGTGAAGAGGCGGGCGTTCTCGAATCAGCGGAAATGA
- a CDS encoding acetyltransferase, translating into MKEKILIFGASGHAKVVIDIVEKQGLYEIEFLVDDDLSLKGDTFFGYSVLGGKEDLLAKVDAPRKAIVAIGSNRARGTVAAWLEQHGFELVTAIHPSAQAGRDVSLGAGSVVMANAAINAAATIGRNAIVNTHASIDHDCVIGDNVHIAPGATLCGTVTVGDGSFVAAGATVIPNLTIGRNVIIGAGSVVIRDLPDEVTVVGNPAKVISER; encoded by the coding sequence ATGAAAGAAAAAATCCTCATTTTCGGTGCCAGCGGTCACGCCAAGGTGGTGATCGACATCGTCGAAAAGCAGGGTCTCTACGAGATTGAGTTTCTGGTCGATGACGATCTCTCTCTGAAGGGGGATACCTTTTTCGGCTACTCGGTGCTTGGCGGCAAAGAAGATCTTCTGGCGAAGGTTGATGCCCCTCGCAAGGCGATTGTGGCTATCGGCAGCAATCGGGCAAGGGGAACTGTTGCCGCCTGGCTGGAACAGCATGGTTTTGAACTCGTGACAGCCATCCATCCCTCCGCCCAGGCAGGCCGTGACGTTTCTCTGGGAGCGGGTTCGGTAGTCATGGCCAACGCCGCGATCAATGCGGCAGCTACCATCGGCAGGAATGCCATTGTCAATACCCATGCCAGTATCGATCATGACTGCGTCATCGGCGATAATGTCCACATCGCGCCCGGTGCGACACTTTGCGGCACGGTCACGGTCGGGGACGGTTCCTTTGTCGCCGCCGGTGCCACGGTGATTCCCAATCTGACCATTGGCAGGAATGTCATCATTGGTGCGGGTTCGGTGGTGATTCGTGATTTGCCGGATGAGGTAACGGTGGTCGGTAACCCGGCAAAAGTCATCTCGGAGCGATGA
- a CDS encoding glycosyltransferase family 4 protein: MKLSIFLEQRMMRTKDNVVWSPAGYSEKFFGRYLTVFSHVTICARVIDVPVASTNSVRVNGDSVSVTAIPHYIGPWEFVRRKASIKNAVHSELAQTDAIIIRVPSQIGWLAHASLVKNQRPYGVEVVGDPWEVFAKGGVSIPFRPFTRRLLTSRMRKQCAGASAAIYVTEDTLQQRYPSKESSFSTYASDVELTSEAYLPEPRKYCGGEQYRLIFVGSFAQMYKAPDVLVEAVSILLKGGYNVALTMLGDGVYRQKIMSMVKDLGLSSRIEFLGQVCSGSLVRNQLDRADIFVMPSLTEGLPRAMVEAMARGLPCVGSEVGGIPELLNPSEMVKPGDAVQLAGKISELLLNPERMQRLSRENITKARKYHSDVLMSRRNDFYLALRDVTKDWNLRQTPLC, encoded by the coding sequence ATGAAATTATCAATTTTTTTAGAACAAAGGATGATGCGTACCAAAGACAACGTGGTTTGGTCACCTGCTGGCTATAGTGAAAAGTTCTTTGGTCGGTATTTAACTGTTTTTTCTCATGTGACTATATGTGCTCGAGTTATTGATGTGCCGGTAGCCTCTACCAATTCTGTGCGGGTTAATGGAGATAGTGTATCAGTAACAGCGATTCCGCATTATATAGGCCCATGGGAGTTTGTGCGTAGAAAGGCTTCAATTAAAAATGCTGTTCATTCAGAATTAGCACAAACTGATGCGATTATTATTAGGGTACCTTCTCAAATTGGATGGTTGGCCCATGCTTCGCTGGTAAAAAACCAACGACCTTATGGTGTCGAAGTTGTTGGTGACCCATGGGAAGTGTTCGCAAAAGGTGGGGTAAGTATCCCTTTCAGACCATTCACCCGAAGGCTGCTTACCAGCAGGATGCGTAAACAATGCGCTGGCGCGTCTGCAGCTATTTACGTTACAGAGGATACTCTTCAGCAACGATATCCATCGAAAGAAAGCTCATTTTCTACTTATGCCTCAGATGTGGAATTAACCTCAGAGGCTTATCTCCCCGAACCTAGAAAATACTGTGGTGGTGAGCAGTATAGATTAATTTTTGTTGGATCCTTTGCACAAATGTATAAAGCACCTGATGTTTTAGTCGAGGCTGTGTCTATCCTTTTAAAAGGAGGTTACAATGTCGCACTAACAATGTTGGGCGATGGTGTATACCGTCAAAAGATTATGTCGATGGTTAAAGATTTGGGACTTTCAAGCCGTATTGAATTCCTCGGTCAAGTTTGTTCAGGGTCACTGGTAAGAAATCAGTTAGACCGTGCTGATATTTTTGTTATGCCATCGTTAACTGAAGGGCTTCCCCGAGCAATGGTTGAGGCTATGGCGAGAGGGCTTCCATGTGTCGGTTCAGAAGTAGGCGGCATCCCAGAGTTGTTAAATCCTTCTGAAATGGTGAAACCTGGAGATGCTGTTCAACTTGCAGGAAAAATTTCAGAATTATTGTTAAATCCAGAGCGTATGCAAAGGCTTTCCAGGGAAAATATAACTAAAGCCCGTAAATATCACTCTGATGTTTTAATGAGTCGACGTAATGATTTTTATTTAGCCCTTAGAGATGTTACTAAAGACTGGAATTTACGACAAACACCCTTGTGTTAA
- a CDS encoding four helix bundle protein — MKKGNVIRQKSYDFALQVILLYKGLQASKEFVLSKQLLRSGTSIGANVEEAQAAQSRADFISKMSIASKEARESCYWLRLLRDSNTLQKAEVDPLLSEAESITRILTSIVKTTKEQC, encoded by the coding sequence GTGAAAAAAGGGAATGTCATTCGACAGAAAAGTTATGATTTTGCTTTGCAGGTCATCTTACTGTACAAGGGGCTGCAGGCGAGCAAAGAATTTGTTCTTTCGAAGCAACTTCTTCGTTCTGGGACAAGTATCGGGGCGAATGTTGAAGAGGCTCAGGCCGCGCAAAGCCGAGCTGACTTTATTTCCAAAATGTCCATCGCTTCGAAGGAGGCAAGGGAGTCATGCTACTGGCTGCGTCTGCTGCGAGACAGCAACACTCTCCAAAAAGCTGAAGTTGATCCACTTTTATCAGAGGCTGAATCAATCACTCGCATTTTGACCTCCATCGTGAAAACAACAAAAGAGCAATGTTGA